The genomic interval GAAATAAGGGTAAGTTCTATtcctaattaaaaaataaataaaagcatacgTGTTACCTGGATGTTTTGTAATCCTGTCGCATTTACTTTTTACGTTAGTAGTCCCAGCTTTGCTCTACACTAACACCACAACTGTTGTGAAAATAATACCTAAGTGGTCAAAGGGCTTCAACGGTTGCACACATTATTTTTCTACACATGTGCAGTGCAGCTTACACTCCCACATGTAAAAAAGGGAGGAACGGTGCTTAGTTCAACAAATGTCAGGTGATATCAGAGTTATCAGCCAACCAGACCTGTTGTTATGCTTTGCTCCATTCATTATAATGTGTGTGGTCGGGCACATATATCATAGTTTGTGGAAGTaagcaaaataaactagaaaataatCTCACGTCACCTTCTCCCCTTCACAATAAGAGTATACATTCGGGTGTGAAATATATACATTGTATCCACCACAAGCTCTCTTTTAGAGTAAAATCACTGCTGCTTTTTAAGTAATACAGACCTAATGTACTCTgaagaataaactaaaactggGGTGCATTACAAAGGATCACTAAGCATGTCATCTTTCACACTTCAAATCCAACAGCTAGAAAGTTTTTCAAGTGTTTGAAACTCTGGCAGGAGTTTCTTGAACAACAGCTGGATATTCTGAATGTCTTTCCCAAGattcaaactttgttttacttttattttttttcccttttactaAGTTTTGGAATCCCTAATTATAAGCAATACAATTTAGTACAGCAAtatgatccttttttttttttaatacttggaaaaaaaaactttaatttgaagtaatttgtaaaaaatttttaaaaatccataattatttttcacaaaagctCTAGCAgcattaatgttttatattaaacaaataaaatgaaacaatgtaTGTATGCTCTTTTAGGTTGACCAGAGTGTCTGGTTTTGCATAGTGTGGTAAgcaataatttagtttttctttctctctggaGGTTCTTCACAACTGAAAAGACAAGCAAACGTGCAAATTAAAGTAAAGCTGCTATTATGACAACACATAGGTTCTTTTGCAATCCAGGTTTGGGGTCAGCATGAAAAGGCAGTTGCTTCTGTCACAAATTCAACCAAACCCAATAATACCTGGCTAGAATGACATTTAATAATGGAGTAGGGCCTTTTATGTGTAGGGTACTATTTTACACGGTGAACCACTGCgaacatgtaaaatgttttaggaGACAATTGAGTGTTGTACCAGTGGCAAAGGGGGATTCTAAGTGTTAACACCACAAGAATAACACCGGTGACACAGTACCAGTCAATTTGGCATAACTTGTCGACTTGCACAGCAGTCTTTTAAATCTAAAGACACTGGACAAATGTTGAACAAAACATTGCACACTGAATATTCTTCTGGAAACATTTAGGTGCAAgaataaaacagtgaaaaagcaGCCAAAAGAGACACAGACCTTTTTGGGGAAGTACTCAGTTTAAACTAAAAACGTTTGACTTACTGAAGAAAAGGATAGGACTGAGACTGCTTGAGAGGTTAGCACAGTCTGTAACCGAAATGACGTTATACATGAGTATAATTCATTTACTTTTATATGAATCaatgaaaaatgtcatgtttagcAGTTCCTTtcaaagcaaaagagaaaaaatggacaaaaatagaaaaaaattgacttAGAAGACTTTTTGAATAAGCAGCACCATGAAAGctttaatcaaacaaaacacCTCTGCTACACTCACAGCGATCTGAGTGAGGCTCAGCTGTGTAATGCTGAGGCATCAAGGCTAACTGTAATTATATCTAATTTGATGTTGGCAAGGAGGAATTTCCCACCgcaatcacattttcaaaagatttcaAGACAAATCTTGACACCAGAAAAGACTTTGTGTTGGCTCTTCTTTTCCCAAAGCGCTTCTTTCAATATTAGAGAATTCGATTTCTGCCTCATGATGTTGCAAATTAGCTTGTGTCGCTAGAGGACAATCCTGATATGTAATTACAAAGGCACAACGAACAAAAAGGCACGATTTCAAAAGATTGTTTGTAGCTATTTTAATTGGATACTTGGCATGTaactgagaaatattttacacaactAGTTCTAAGCTAAAAAAGACTACATTGTAACCCAACACACAGTGGATGctaaaatttaaacaatgtCCTTTAAGTTCTTTTAATTACTGTTTTCAGGCACCCCCACAGAGTTTgtgaaagtacatttttttggTAGTCCTTATCTGTGGTGTGATAACAGTTCTTGTCTAATTTGTATGCAATAATGCAGTTGAGAGGCGAAATGAAAGAACCTGCTTTTCCTATGAGCGTTGGGAGAttccatgatttatttattttttccacgcTTCACGGTTTCCCTGGATCTTTTGCCCCGCTCTGACTCCACACCGCTGACGTTGAGCTGGGGAGCTGTATCATTTTCTCCAGGAGGTTCATCATCctctcctgcagctgcagacacTGGACCTGCAGGAGGTTCTGTTGGTGCATGGATCGGCGGAGCTCCCTGCACGTCTCCTCTATCGCCTGGCTGGACTTCTTGTGCTGCTGGAGCATGGCCTGCATGACCTGCAGCTTCTTCCTCTTCAGGGACAGGTACTTTTTGGCACGTCTCTTCCTGGCTGAGACCGGGTGGGAGCTGAGGAGCGGAGAGGAACATCTATAAAGGTTTACAACGATTTTAGATTGGGATTAGGTTTGGAAGAAAGAATACCTATCACGAATATAgcgtgttttaaaaaaaaaaaacagactagtgacaaaaaatggaaaaagtatcATCCCTGAGAGATTTGTCACACTTAGGTTTATTATCTGTTGTTAGTCCAATTAATAATGTTTGCCTATGTGAGCTAAAAAGTATcctcacatttaaaaatggaatcCCTCTTACTGTAAAACCAGTTCAAAAAACTTTTGGTTTCAGTTCATTTTGTCTCAGccttgtgcaaaataaaatgcaatgcaGAATTGATTAATGTCTCAAAATTTGGCAGTCGCCAGGAGCAGCACTGTTTGCATGTCATGAGATGCTTATTAAATGTGTGATTGTTTTGCTTGGTTTTGGCTATAAACAGCCGTTTGTGGTGCAGCAGATCACCAAAACGTTCTAATACTGATGATTAAAAACGAGCAGGCAGCTGTCATGGTCCAGTGTTTCATTACTGTCGACGTTCTTGCATTGTTCTGCTGTGGGGCGCTTTATATGATTAAAAAGCCAATTTAATTTTGGGTTTAGTTGGGTGTAGGTTCACCACTAGCCTttaaaaaggcatttatttaatatgtgtTTTACTTAACTttgcttgattatttttttatctctatttttttcttatttcttacaTAGATAATTTTAGAAGGAATTACACAATCCATTTATACCTTACTATTTCATCTGTAATTTAGCTATTCTCTGTTGtagttaatattttatcatttatttgtctgtaatgttacttatattttatttggcttttatCTCAAATATCTTGATCTTTGGCTTCCTAGATGTACTGTGTTTTTTCCTTAATTAATTCATTACTAAATCAAACAACtcgattaaagaaaaaacagaaggaaaaaaataacattttctctctAAAAATGGGAGGCTAAAATTGAGTGTAAAAGCagctaaagtttaaaaactatGAGCTCATCACCAGAGgacaaatgatcaaaaataataGTGGAACCATACAAGAAACTATTATACAGTTACATATAAGAGGAGTTGCAGTGCCAATAAAGGGTATGTActactatttttattatttatttttcaaaaattaatactccttttgcattgttttgtcTAAATTGAGATATGCCTGCCTCACTTTCTGtcagaatcattttaaatctaagtCTGCCAGaggtatgaaaaaaaacataaatagataTAGTTATTTCAGTTATTCTAAGTCctaatgtgtatttttctcaAGTGTGGCgttcaaaataaacccaaacaaCATAACATAATAGTAAGGCAACAAATATGGAATATATGTAACAAACAATTGCCAGCAGCATAGTTGAAAGAGCCTAAAATGTGTTGCGTTGCCTTAAGATAAAACAGCATACTTGTACATGGGTGTTTGGTTTTCCTGTTACCTGGAGCCCAGCATGTGCTCGCTGTCTGAACTCAAAGAGTCCAGCTCTTGTTTTATCTCCATCTCATCTGAGGAGCCAGTGTACTCTGGCAGGAATCCAATCACGCCCTCCTCCGACTGGGACAAGGGGTTGTCTGTGGACTGGGAAGAAGTGGAGGGACCGGCGGCCGAGGCCTGAAACTCCAGCGAGGTCACCCTGCCGTTCTCCAGCGGCTTGGAGAGGATCTTCTCGATGGCCTTGTAGTAAGGCCAGTCCGGCGTCTCCCCCGATTCGTTGGCTGTGGCCTTCAGTCGCCTGTAAGAACAAAGAAAGCGGAAggattattactttttttgttttactagtCGTGCAACATCTG from Gambusia affinis linkage group LG18, SWU_Gaff_1.0, whole genome shotgun sequence carries:
- the msantd1 gene encoding myb/SANT-like DNA-binding domain-containing protein 1 isoform X2, which produces MAVDDSFSYLMPGHSEKHRRAPNWTDGEMKALLYVWEEFHNELKTSKRNAKVYEKMSQRFFQLTGEQRFKEEIKMKITNMSFQFRRLKATANESGETPDWPYYKAIEKILSKPLENGRVTSLEFQASAAGPSTSSQSTDNPLSQSEEGVIGFLPEYTGSSDEMEIKQELDSLSSDSEHMLGSSSHPVSARKRRAKKYLSLKRKKLQVMQAMLQQHKKSSQAIEETCRELRRSMHQQNLLQVQCLQLQERMMNLLEKMIQLPSSTSAVWSQSGAKDPGKP
- the msantd1 gene encoding myb/SANT-like DNA-binding domain-containing protein 1 isoform X1 is translated as MAVDDSFSYLMPGHSEKHRRAPNWTDGEMKALLYVWEEFHNELKTSKRNAKVYEKMSQRFFQLTGEQRFKEEIKMKITNMSFQFRRLKATANESGETPDWPYYKAIEKILSKPLENGRVTSLEFQASAAGPSTSSQSTDNPLSQSEEGVIGFLPEYTGSSDEMEIKQELDSLSSDSEHMLGSRCSSPLLSSHPVSARKRRAKKYLSLKRKKLQVMQAMLQQHKKSSQAIEETCRELRRSMHQQNLLQVQCLQLQERMMNLLEKMIQLPSSTSAVWSQSGAKDPGKP